Proteins encoded in a region of the Zea mays cultivar B73 chromosome 2, Zm-B73-REFERENCE-NAM-5.0, whole genome shotgun sequence genome:
- the LOC100383929 gene encoding uncharacterized protein isoform X1, whose translation MSSSKKSRWYQRAVEVLLLLVWKQPAAGGAKASPTKAAAASGVTAAGKGTALATGPGKLRRSSSLNVAASFTRVCLCAPISSYNSESLYCFQADAAAPRPSYSYPRASSASASASGCASPLAAAELQAAAGRGRPAAGKGGGGGEGARRVFRGKSLTDDVLMRRFVVDEEAARRRDEMEVVRRRQAAVSRRRRLGPSPLSRMALADAESKAEEEPEAPAAAAPAAAARGTDDRVAAAGA comes from the coding sequence ATGTCGTCGTCCAAGAAGTCCCGGTGGTACCAGCGCGCGGTGGAGGTGCTCCTCCTCCTCGTCTGGAagcagccggcggcgggcggggcCAAGGCATCGCCGACGAAGGCCGCGGCGGCATCGGGGGTGACGGCCGCCGGCAAGGGCACGGCGCTGGCGACGGGCCCCGGGAAGCTGCGCAGGTCTTCGTCGCTGAACGTGGCGGCGTCGTTCACGCGGGTGTGCCTGTGCGCGCCCATCTCCTCGTACAACAGCGAGTCGCTCTACTGCTTCCAGGCCGACGCGGCGGCGCCGCGCCCGAGCTACAGCTACCCGCGCGCGTCGTCCGCGTCCGCGTCGGCGTCCGGGTGCGCGAGCCCGCTGgcggcggccgagctgcaggccGCCGCTGGGCGGGGGAGGCCGGCCGCGGGCaaaggaggaggcggcggcgagGGCGCCCGCCGCGTGTTCCGCGGCAAGTCGCTGACGGACGACGTGCTGATGCGGCGGTTCGTGGTGGACGAggaggcggcgcggcggcgcgacGAGATGGAGGTGGTCCGCCGGCGCCAGGCGGCGGTCTCCAGGCGCCGGCGCCTCGGCCCCAGCCCGCTCAGCCGTATGGCGCTGGCGGATGCGGAGTCGAAAGCCGAGGAGGAACCGGAAGCGCCGGCGGCGGCAGCGCCTGCAGCAGCTGCGAGGGGGACGGATGATCGCGTGGCAGCTGCAGGAGCGTAG
- the LOC100383929 gene encoding uncharacterized protein LOC100383929 gives MQKMAKNTQQPRKDGGARSGGMSSSKKSRWYQRAVEVLLLLVWKQPAAGGAKASPTKAAAASGVTAAGKGTALATGPGKLRRSSSLNVAASFTRVCLCAPISSYNSESLYCFQADAAAPRPSYSYPRASSASASASGCASPLAAAELQAAAGRGRPAAGKGGGGGEGARRVFRGKSLTDDVLMRRFVVDEEAARRRDEMEVVRRRQAAVSRRRRLGPSPLSRMALADAESKAEEEPEAPAAAAPAAAARGTDDRVAAAGA, from the exons ATGCAAAAAATGGCAAAGAACACGCAGCAGCCAAG AAAAGATGGCGGCGCGAGATCAGGCGGGATGTCGTCGTCCAAGAAGTCCCGGTGGTACCAGCGCGCGGTGGAGGTGCTCCTCCTCCTCGTCTGGAagcagccggcggcgggcggggcCAAGGCATCGCCGACGAAGGCCGCGGCGGCATCGGGGGTGACGGCCGCCGGCAAGGGCACGGCGCTGGCGACGGGCCCCGGGAAGCTGCGCAGGTCTTCGTCGCTGAACGTGGCGGCGTCGTTCACGCGGGTGTGCCTGTGCGCGCCCATCTCCTCGTACAACAGCGAGTCGCTCTACTGCTTCCAGGCCGACGCGGCGGCGCCGCGCCCGAGCTACAGCTACCCGCGCGCGTCGTCCGCGTCCGCGTCGGCGTCCGGGTGCGCGAGCCCGCTGgcggcggccgagctgcaggccGCCGCTGGGCGGGGGAGGCCGGCCGCGGGCaaaggaggaggcggcggcgagGGCGCCCGCCGCGTGTTCCGCGGCAAGTCGCTGACGGACGACGTGCTGATGCGGCGGTTCGTGGTGGACGAggaggcggcgcggcggcgcgacGAGATGGAGGTGGTCCGCCGGCGCCAGGCGGCGGTCTCCAGGCGCCGGCGCCTCGGCCCCAGCCCGCTCAGCCGTATGGCGCTGGCGGATGCGGAGTCGAAAGCCGAGGAGGAACCGGAAGCGCCGGCGGCGGCAGCGCCTGCAGCAGCTGCGAGGGGGACGGATGATCGCGTGGCAGCTGCAGGAGCGTAG